The Rhodobacter sp. CZR27 genome includes a window with the following:
- a CDS encoding sugar ABC transporter ATP-binding protein: MTAPVLAIRGVSRLFGPVQVLFDVDFDLRSGEVHALIGENGAGKSTTMKILAGYLEPSAGEVLLDGAPVHFPSSRAAEAAGIVMIHQEFNLAAQLTVEENIFLGREVKRGPFLDHRAMQDESRRLLERLHCSIDPRQRVSALSVPNRQMVEIAKALGLNARVLIMDEPTAVLTHRETDTLLEQVDRLRAAGTAILYTSHKLDEVARIADRVTVLRDGRRVLTAPAEELSQDRMAEAMVGRTLSGLYPAKVAPSAEIVLEVKSLAVPGFVRDASFTLRRGEVLGFAGLVGSGRTELMEGIVGLRDATGEVRVKGRTLPHRSVTAAREAGLVYLTEDRKEKGLLLGKPLAENLTLLALGRFTRGLIDKAAEERALDQAITEFDIRVGDRRISAGSLSGGNQQKLLLAKTMLAEPDIVIIDEPTRGIDVGTKQQIYGFIANLAASGKSVIVVSSELPEVIGLASRVVVMSAGRIAGEVEGEALTEETIVRLAMGLDHRKASA, encoded by the coding sequence ATGACGGCGCCCGTGCTGGCGATCCGGGGCGTCTCGCGCCTGTTCGGGCCGGTGCAGGTGCTGTTCGACGTCGATTTCGACCTTCGCTCCGGCGAGGTCCATGCCCTGATCGGCGAGAACGGGGCCGGCAAGTCCACCACGATGAAGATCCTTGCCGGCTATCTGGAACCCTCGGCTGGCGAGGTGCTGCTGGATGGCGCGCCCGTCCACTTCCCGTCCTCGCGCGCGGCCGAGGCGGCGGGGATCGTGATGATCCACCAGGAATTCAATCTCGCCGCCCAGCTGACGGTCGAGGAGAACATCTTCCTCGGCCGCGAGGTGAAGCGCGGGCCCTTTCTCGACCACCGCGCGATGCAAGACGAGAGCCGGCGGCTGCTGGAACGGCTGCACTGCTCCATCGACCCGCGCCAGAGGGTCTCTGCGCTGTCGGTGCCGAACCGGCAGATGGTCGAGATTGCCAAGGCGCTCGGGCTGAACGCCCGCGTCCTCATCATGGACGAGCCGACGGCCGTGCTGACCCACCGCGAGACGGACACGCTGCTGGAGCAGGTCGACCGGCTGCGCGCCGCCGGGACCGCGATCCTCTATACCTCGCACAAGCTGGACGAGGTGGCGCGGATCGCCGACCGCGTGACCGTCCTGCGCGACGGGCGGCGTGTGCTGACCGCGCCTGCCGAGGAGCTGAGCCAGGACCGCATGGCCGAGGCGATGGTGGGCCGGACGCTCTCGGGCCTCTATCCCGCCAAGGTCGCGCCCTCGGCCGAAATCGTGCTGGAGGTGAAGTCGCTCGCCGTCCCCGGCTTCGTCCGCGACGCCTCGTTCACGCTCCGACGCGGCGAGGTGCTGGGCTTTGCCGGGCTCGTCGGCTCGGGCCGCACCGAGTTGATGGAGGGGATCGTGGGCCTGCGCGATGCCACGGGCGAGGTGCGGGTCAAGGGCCGCACCCTGCCCCATCGCTCGGTCACGGCGGCGCGCGAGGCAGGGCTGGTCTACCTGACCGAGGATCGCAAGGAAAAGGGCCTGCTGCTCGGCAAACCGCTGGCCGAGAACCTGACCCTTCTGGCGTTGGGCCGCTTCACCCGCGGGCTGATCGACAAGGCAGCGGAAGAGCGCGCGCTGGACCAAGCGATCACCGAGTTCGACATCCGCGTCGGCGACCGCCGCATCTCGGCGGGCAGCCTGTCGGGCGGCAACCAGCAGAAGCTTCTGCTGGCGAAGACCATGCTGGCCGAGCCCGACATCGTCATCATCGACGAGCCGACCCGCGGGATCGACGTCGGCACCAAGCAGCAGATCTACGGTTTCATCGCCAACCTCGCCGCCAGCGGCAAGAGCGTGATCGTCGTCTCGTCCGAACTGCCCGAGGTGATCGGCCTTGCCTCGCGTGTCGTGGTGATGAGCGCCGGCCGCATCGCCGGCGAGGTCGAGGGCGAGGCCCTGACCGAAGAAACCATCGTCCGCCTCGCCATGGGGCTCGACCACCGGAAGGCCAGTGCATGA